A genomic region of Zalophus californianus isolate mZalCal1 chromosome 11, mZalCal1.pri.v2, whole genome shotgun sequence contains the following coding sequences:
- the LOC113915019 gene encoding LOW QUALITY PROTEIN: olfactory receptor 52B2 (The sequence of the model RefSeq protein was modified relative to this genomic sequence to represent the inferred CDS: inserted 2 bases in 2 codons), giving the protein MTHTNLTIFHPVVFVLLVIPGWEAYHIWLSIPLCLMYIIAVLGNTILIVVIITKHNLHEPMYFFLSMLAITDILLSTTTVPKALAIFWLHAXIAFDACVTQIFFVHVMFVGESAILLAMAFDRFVAICAPLHYTTVLTWCVVGRIALAIVTRSFCIIFPVILLKRLPFCRTNIVPHSYCDHIGVARLACADITINIWYGFSVPIVMVILDVILIAVSYXILRAVFRLPSQDAWRKALSTCGSHLCVILMFCVPSFFTLLTHHFGRNIPRHVHILLANLYVVVPPILNPIVYSVKAKQIQEGVAHRFFDIKTWCCASPLG; this is encoded by the exons ATGACTCACACCAACCTTACCATCTTCCATCCTGTAGTTTTTGTTCTACTGGTCATCCCTGGGTGGGAGGCTTACCACATTTGGCTATCAATACCCCTCTGCCTCATGTATATCATTGCTGTCCTGGGGAACACCATCCTGATAGTGGTCATCATCACAAAACATAATCTTCATGAGCCCATGTACTTTTTCCTCTCTATGCTGGCCATCACAGACATCCTGCTGTCTACCACTACTGTACCCAAAGCTCTAGCCATCTTTTGGCTCCATG ATATTGCCTTTGATGCCTGTGTCACCCAAATTTTCTTTGTCCATGTGATGTTTGTGGGGGAGTCAGCCATCCTATTAGCCATGGCCTTTGACCGCTTTGTGGCCATCTGTGCCCCCTTGCATTATACAACAGTGCTAACATGGTGTGTTGTGGGAAGAATTGCTCTGGCCATTGTCACCCGAAGCTTCTGCATCATCTTCCCAGTGATCTTATTGAAGCGGCTGCCCTTCTGCCGGACCAACATCGTCCCCCATTCCTACTGTGATCATATTGGAGTGGCCCGCTTGGCTTGTGCTGACATCACCATTAACATCTGGTATGGTTTCTCAGTGCCCATTGTCATGGTCATCTTGGACGTGATCCTCATTGCTGTGTCTT TGATCCTCCGAGCAGTGTTTCGTTTGCCCTCCCAAGATGCCTGGCGCAAGGCTCTCAGCACTTGTGGCTCCCACCTCTGTGTCATCCTCATGTTTTGTGTTCCATCCTTCTTTACATTATTGACCCACCACTTTGGACGTAACATTCCTCGACATGTCCATATCCTGCTGGCCAATCTTTATGTGGTGGTGCCACCAATACTCAACCCCATTGTCTATAGTGTGAAGGCTAAGCAGATCCAGGAGGGTGTAGCCCACAGGTTCTTTGACATCAAGACTTGGTGCTGTGCTTCCCCTCTGGGCTAA